The DNA segment CAAACGATCAATCGATTGAATTGAGAGAGGAATGGACGAGGTGGAGCTGCAGCTGAGCAAGGAGCAGATCGACGAGTTCCGGGAGGCCTTCAGCCTCTTCGACAAAGATGGCGACGGTATTGCCCTTGCATTGTTCTTGTTCATCAACGGATTGAATTGCGCgcgcaatgcatgcatgcaatgggGCAACCGGGTTGATGCAAGAATTCACCACCTGCAGGGACGATCACGACCAAGGAGCTCGGGACGGTGATGCGTTCGCTGGGGCAGAGCCCCACGGAGGCGGAGCTGCAGGACATGGTCGACGAGGTGgacgccgacggcagcggcgccATCGACTTCCACGAGTTCCTCACCCTCCTGGCCCGCAAGATGCGCGACGCCGGCGCCGACGACGAGCTCCGCGAGGCCTTCCGCGTCTTCGACCAGGACCAGAACGGCTTCATCTCCCGCGACGAGCTGCGCCACGTCCTGGAGAACCTCGGCGAGCGCCTCTCCGACGAGGAGCTCGCCGAGATGCTGCGCGAGGCCGACGTCGACGGCGACGGGCAGATCAACTACACCGAGTTCGCCAAGGTCATGATGGCCAAGTGAGTGATGATCTGAAACTCTCAAAATATCAATTCCGACCTCTTGTTACCATTTCTCCTTTGATTACTTTCTTGCACTGATTAATTGCATGAATTCTTCTCGATCGATATCGATTCTCATGCATGCAGTATTATAATTAGCATCCTAGGACCGATCGAAATCACTAtgtattgataggttgcctgtACTCCATCGATTAGGCTTCAATCGGCGTCAGGAAAACCGGCGGTGCCGCCGCTCCTGAAAAACGGATATCGCGTCTGTCGCTGGCTTCTTGCACTTCGGATCTTGCAAATCGGCCGCCAAGTTAGACGACGACGGTACTCCACAATTTATATCGCAAGCACACACATACATTGCACATTGCATCTATTTGCATTGCATTGGATCTTGTAGGTTTATAGCTTTCATGCTAGCTTCATCCATGTTCCCCATCAAATAAAAAGACTGTTCGGGTAGGCTATCTAATTCTCCGGAAAGGATTAACTCTCTCACTCCAGTTGTTGCTTTTCTTTCTATTACTTTGAAAGTAGCTGCTTTAGCTTCAGCCACGCGAATTCATAatgttcctttttatttctcatcaaacaaatgtcatcttcttctagaaATCCTAGCGAATCAAGAGATTTGTTGTGTAATCTGTCAGTTAAGAAAAGTAATAATATTAAGAACTAGATCATCTAACTCCATTGAAAAATGAAATAGGATTTTTGGGGGGATTTTGgaataaaagataaataaagaaTGGAATTCGAAAAAAAGTGCTTTCTATCCATCTCTCATTTTGAGTCAAGAGATAGATAAATAACCACATCCAATTACGTTGATCAGAATAATCAAGGCAGTGATACCGTGCCCATCGAACTCGAGCTGAAGGAATGCATCGATGATTTGTATCTGAAACTGACACCGTTTGCTCATCTTGTATCTGCAGACGAAGAAACCATATGATGGACGACGAGGGGAGTGGATCGCACTCTCACAAGAGCGAAAGCTGCTGCGGCCGCCCCTCCTGTACAATCCTCTGAAAAACTCACCTTTATTTCTAGTTGACAGCTGGAGAAGTGTAACAACAAGCAAACCAAGAAACTGCAAGACTCAAGAGTGTAAATGGAAAAGATGAAATGGAGGGAAATAGGAGTTCCCAATTAACTTgccgggttttttttttcttgaaaaagaatAGCTTAATCTTTTCTGGTTCAGTACTGAAATTTGGAGCAAGGTAGCAAGAACATACTTGGCCATATCCTGCAGATTGATCTGATCATAGTGTTTCGACATGACTCATATAGGCATATGGATTTTCAAAACTCACATACTCACAAAGCCTACTGAATGAGCTTCACTTCAACTACAGTAAGCAATGCAATCTCTCAAAATGCAGCATTAACAACAATGGTGGAGGACGAGCACAATTTGCCTGGCAACCCACCATTACATACAGAATGCAGTGAACAAATTTGCTGATCCAGGCTATGAAAATGGAATCTACTAGGATAAATGGGACATAAATAGTTTGCCATCCTTCCTTTCCCAAGGACATTGATTGATGGGTTTGAGGCGGTATTTGAAAGGAGATCGTGCAGTACTAATTGATTTGGAGTTCCCAAATTAATCATGATGGTAGTATGGAATGATGCGCGATGCCTTTGGAGCAATAGATAGTTTGATCTAAGAGGATGGACGACTGAGATCGCTTCGTTCTATCAAACCCATGCCTTTTATATTAGtattgatattgatattgatTCACCGCCAAATTGATAAGTGAATATTTCTCCATTGCCGTCAAGTTTCgcatctatatctatatctcATAAAATAGATGAGTTGTGGCAGATTCAAACGATATCAACCGTTTACCCGAGTTGATTAAACGATTACCATGTAAAGTTAGACCCGTTCCTCcttttaaaaatgttttcaatCTCCCCACTCAGGAATCAATAAATTAATAATGATTGTGCTCTCTTTTTAGCAATCACACATTGTGTTTTTGGAAAGTTCGATATGCACATCTCTTCTTTgttatgctatatttttttatttcttcgaATTGTTATATTCTAAATCAATTTTACATATGTAAAATATGTGTGCAGTTACTAAGTAAGAGAATATCAATTCGCCATCGGGTTTACCACTTAGCCGGTGAAACAAAATTTTCCCTCCTTGCACAGTGAAAGAAGCAATGTTTGGTCCGTTGGTGCTATGAGTAGCCCATGATGTCCATCTGGCCCTCAGCCCAAATTCTGCCGTGCCCAAAGTGTAGCATGGGCTGGGGTGGCAGGCCGAACCGATAGGGGGTGGCTGTGGGGAGGGAGGATAGTACCACATCGCCAAGGGAAGGAGGGTGTAGAGGAGGAGCTGGCTACATAAGGGAGGCGGGGTGCAGCGGTAGGAACCAAGCAGCTGCGTGGTGAGCACAGAGCGAACTATTCTTTCGCCTTTTACTAAAGAATACCGTGTGCACGCCACTCTAAGCAGCATACCTAATTTTTGGAGGGTGCCTTCTCTCTGAGAGAGACACCTAACAAGTCAAAAGTAAAATGTTCTTAACTTTCTCTTTTTGTGAGGGTCGGTTCAAAAATCAAAGGGATCAAATAATTTTCAGTGTACGCCAAGCAGGATAGTTTAATCGGGCTATAAACCCATACGGAAGGAGAAGGCTAGGATGGTGATGGGTGTTCAACGCGTGGGATGGCACAGAGTTGTCATGTTCGTGGAAGCAGTTTGTTGACCTAATGTTTTTTTTGTTGGCATATTCAAGTGAAGATTTCTTGTACTTGGGAAATGGTTGACGGAAGATGCTCGTGCGTTGATTGGAGACGGCGGCGGGGATGGAGTTGTGGCGGCTTGAAGAGATCGAGCGCCTCCGACGGGAGGTCGTTAAAGAGCACTCCCAGACATATTCTTATGCGGCGCAGAGCTCACGTAGCCAAGTGGCTTCTGTTCGAGGCTCTTCATGACACGCCGCCCGCTCGCTAGAGCTCAGGCCGTCATGAACAGATCACGAGCTCATCAGACATATCTCCTCCGTGGCTGACAAACCCCAAGTGACAAGTGGTGGAGTCAACAAGTAACCTAAGGGGCTTATCTCATTCCTCTTCCagccccctcttcttcttcctcctattCCTTCTCCACatcatctctctcctcttctccatCTCTTGCAAAAAATGGAAAGGAGGCTCCATGGCGGAGCGGGCAGTAGCAAGTAGTTATTGCGCTGCCGCTTAACCCCTCTACTCAATTTTGGCATGGTGGATTCGGAGACCGACCCGGTAGCAAGGATGGTTTGTGGATCAGGTGCGTCAGGGTAGGGATATTCCTCCTATATGTAGATTACACTGCTCATAACTTTAGTGTAGCGCGGCCCATCAACGCCTAGCAAGAATAGGGATCCGGCCTACTCACCttggtattttttttcatttattagtttttaaaaaaaactgtatTATTACTTCATTATTATTTTAGTTGCTATCTCTTACATTGCTATTTACAGTGCAGCAACACGATATAAATGCCTGCATAATCAACAGCAAGCGATCGAGTCGCCACCATTTACCAACTATACATTTCCTTTTTCTGAAATGCTGCTACAACATACATTTTTTACTCACAATTACAAGCAAACAACTATTGCTTCTTCAGGTTTTCATAGGGCCTCCTGGTCTAAGGGCACGCTTAGGGCCTTtgcctcactggagctggactCCATTTGAATATTCTGAAACTTCTATAGTTGAAAAAACTATTTTCTTTCATATTGCTCTGGCACGACCAAAAATGGTTTGAATGTGAGGATTAGTCCAAGCAACTCGACGACATTCAGAAGGAAGAACACCATCTGATCACCTGTGCGGGTGGAATGAGGAAAATTATGCAAGAGTAAATATGTCctgccaaaaagaaaagaaaaggtatcTGAAATTTTCTCAAAAAAGGTAACCAATTTTACCTGGAAAGAAAAAGGCGTGCTGGCGTTTCTGTGCCCATGAGAACCtgcattaataaaaaaaaaaaaaatcaggtagAATTCGTACTTCACATGAAGCAGATAAACTCTGATCAAATGCAGCAGCAGCGAGCACCAAGGTtcgcgttaccgaccggaggtcggttaccaacctccggcggtaaccgaaaaaccgcggtaaccgcgattaccggtcaaaaattcaaaaaaattcggagaaaattcattcggcaaattttaaatttttgcgaaaaaatcatgtttttgccctctcggtaaccgagcggtttgggtcggttaccgagcggtttgggtcggttaccgagcgattttctcgtatttttgaTTCGGttggttaccgagcggtttggctcggtaaccgctcggttttctcgatttatcgagcggttttatcgaatttcagcgcagttcaacaaaaaatctaaaaaagggttcaatcttgtaaaatcaataactaattcatccgagcttcaaatcaagtaaaacaaattttgttggattccttgtaacatgatctacatgataaaagtatttatactcataaaaaagttcaaaattttctgtgagaaattttatttgttaaaccaaggtaaatgcatagtttactctttgctaatccaaaaatcatgaaactaattttgttagtcttattacatgatcctatatcttttaaaaatatatgaactcatgaattagttattgtaacatgcatgattgtgtaaatgtgttgcaactagattaattcataactgacccatcacaccttaaaaattagtgaaaccactttcattagcttatttatattatgatttacgtagaaaaaataatagtagacatgaaaaaattaattacagtgatttttcttaacatattcactttatgcttgtgaactttgtaaaaatcatagagaatttaataaaactctaaataaagtgaaatcaattttaaaggttctcttaaaatacattttatacaagaaaaatatgtgtttgcatgttacacttttccttaacgtgagttaataattgagccgcacgcttcaatttttttcatttttttcaaactttctccctatagaatatgatgcaaacgacattatttttgaaattttttttcacagaagttcttagaattgt comes from the Phragmites australis chromosome 22, lpPhrAust1.1, whole genome shotgun sequence genome and includes:
- the LOC133905527 gene encoding uncharacterized protein LOC133905527, whose amino-acid sequence is MDEVELQLSKEQIDEFREAFSLFDKDGDGTITTKELGTVMRSLGQSPTEAELQDMVDEVDADGSGAIDFHEFLTLLARKMRDAGADDELREAFRVFDQDQNGFISRDELRHVLENLGERLSDEELAEMLREADVDGDGQINYTEFAKVMMAK